The following coding sequences are from one Acomys russatus chromosome 16, mAcoRus1.1, whole genome shotgun sequence window:
- the St6galnac1 gene encoding alpha-N-acetylgalactosaminide alpha-2,6-sialyltransferase 1 → MVINDALESHGGRKQTLSSWQFSVSRYQFRANNEENRQETAQKAAPHRPIMARPPRVQDKETTSVRTEELGLQNQDREAGRGDEERERKLETTRKAPGRHQGNAEPAAKTLDAEQKGKKWTVTGAQSPRLRKRPMATGAVLDREKVAPATPSHASFPHATTQKRQRLKAANFKSEPRWDFEEDYSLDVGGLQTTCPDSVKIRASKSPWLQNIFLPNITLFLDSGCFTPSEWNRLEHFAPPFGFMELNRSLVEKVVTRFNPVPQQQLLLAGLPLGTTKCITCAVVGNGGILNDSHVGQEIDSHDYVFRLSGAVTKGHEQDVGTRTSFYGFTAFSLVQSILTLGPQRFQHVPLGKDVRYLHFLEGTRDYEWLEAMFLNQTMAKTKLSWFRHRPQEAFRDALDLDRYLLLHPDFLRYMKNRFLRSKTLDTAHWRIYRPTTGALLLLTALHLCDKVSAYGFITQGHERFSDHYYDRTWNRLIFYINHDFKLERAVWKRMHDEGIIWLYQRPQSTKAKN, encoded by the exons ATGGTCATCAATGACGCACTGGAGTCCCATGGGGGAAGAAAGCAAACCTTGTCTTCCTGGC AGTTCTCTGTCTCCAGGTATCAGTTTAGagcaaacaatgaagaaaaccGCCAGGAAACAGCACAAAAGGCTGCACCCCACAGACCCATCATGGCACGGCCACCCAGAGTTCAAGACAAGGAGACGACCTCTGTCAGGACAGAAGAGCTGGGCCTACAGAAtcaggacagagaggcaggccgGGGAGacgaggagagggagaggaagttgGAGACCACAAGGAAAGCACCAGGGAGGCATCAGGGCAATGCAGAGCCTGCGGCAAAGACTCTTGATGCAGAACAAAAGGGCAAAAAATGGACAGTGACAGGAGCACAGTCACCAAGGCTGAGAAAGAGACCAATGGCCACGGGAGCTGTCCTAGACAGGGAGAAAGTGGCCCCGGCCACCCCATCCCATGCCTCTTTCCCACATGCCACCACACAAAAACGCCAAAGGCTAAAGGCCGCCAACTTCAAGTCAGAGCCTCGGTGGGATTTTGAGGAAGACTATAGCTTGGATGTGGGGGGTCTGCAGACG ACCTGCCCTGACTCTGTGAAGATCAGGGCATCCAAGTCACCATGGCTACAGAATATCTTTCTGCCCAACATCACTCTCTTCCTGGACTCTGGATGCTTCACTCCGAGCGAATGGAACCGGCTAGAGCACTTTGCGCCGCCCTTTGGCTTTATGGAGCTCAATCGATCCT TGGTAGAGAAGGTCGTGACCCGCTTCAATCCGGTACCCCAGCAGCAGCTGCTCCTGGCCGGACTCCCCTTAGGGACCACCAAGTGCATCACCTGTGCTGTGGTGGGCAATGGGGGCATCCTGAATGACTCACATGTGGGCCAGGAGATAGACAGCCATGACTATGTTTTCCG ACTGAGCGGAGCTGTTACTAAAGGGCACGAGCAGGATGTGGGGACTCGGACATCCTTCTACGGCTTCACTGCCTTCTCTCTGGTCCAGTCGATCCTCACATTGGGGCCTCAACGCTTCCAGCACGTGCCTCTAGGGAAG GATGTCCGATACCTACACTTCTTGGAAGGCACCCGGGACTATGAGTGGCTGGAAGCGATGTTTTTGAATCAGACCATGGCAAAAACCAAACTCTCCTGGTTCAG ACACAGGCCCCAGGAAGCCTTCCGGGACGCCTTGGACTTGGATAGATACTTGCTGCTGCACCCAGACTTTCTCCGCTACATGAAGAACAG GTTTCTGAGGTCAAAGACCCTGGACACTGCCCACTGGAGAATATACCGCCCCACCACTGGCGCCCTCCTGCTGCTTACAGCCCTCCACCTCTGTGACAAG GTGAGTGCTTATGGCTTCATCACCCAGGGCCACGAGCGCTTCTCTGACCACTACTATGACAGAACATGGAATCGGCTGATCTTTTACATAAACCATGACTTCAAGCTGGAGAGAGCGGTCTGGAAGCGAATGCACGACGAAGGCATCATCTGGCTGTACCAGCGCCCACAAAGTACCAAGGCAAAGAACTGA